Proteins encoded by one window of Kribbella flavida DSM 17836:
- a CDS encoding aminoglycoside phosphotransferase family protein yields the protein MVENVGADGRAGIDAGLVKRLVKAQFPQWAELPVEPVKVDGWDNRTYRLGDGMTVRLPTAAAYAPAVAKENEWLPRLAPQLPVAVPEVLGRGVPGEGYGFDWSIRRWLPGETAAPERIDDLAAFAVSVAEFVLALQRCDATGGPVAAAHSFYRGAPPAYYDDETRRALVALDGRVDTAAATEVWEAALASTWDGPPTWFHGDIAGGNLLVENGRLSAVIDFGTSGVGDPACDLVIAWTLLSGESRAAFRRTVAQDAGTWSRARGWALWKALIVLAETIDTDPQTAGSFRRVIDEVLADHQTPTA from the coding sequence ATGGTCGAGAACGTGGGTGCCGACGGCCGGGCCGGGATCGATGCCGGACTGGTGAAGCGGCTGGTCAAGGCGCAGTTTCCGCAGTGGGCCGAGCTGCCGGTGGAACCGGTGAAGGTCGACGGGTGGGACAACCGCACGTACCGGCTGGGCGACGGGATGACGGTCCGGCTGCCGACCGCGGCGGCGTACGCGCCCGCGGTGGCCAAGGAGAACGAGTGGTTGCCGCGGCTCGCACCCCAGCTGCCGGTCGCGGTGCCGGAGGTGCTCGGCCGGGGAGTTCCGGGTGAGGGCTACGGGTTCGACTGGTCGATCCGCCGGTGGTTGCCGGGTGAGACGGCCGCTCCGGAGCGGATCGACGACCTGGCGGCGTTCGCGGTCTCGGTCGCCGAGTTCGTCCTCGCGCTGCAACGCTGTGACGCGACCGGCGGACCCGTGGCCGCAGCGCACAGCTTCTACCGGGGCGCACCACCGGCGTACTACGACGACGAAACCCGGCGGGCGCTGGTCGCGCTCGACGGCCGGGTCGACACCGCTGCGGCCACCGAGGTCTGGGAGGCCGCGCTGGCGAGCACCTGGGACGGGCCGCCGACGTGGTTCCACGGCGATATCGCCGGCGGCAACCTCCTGGTGGAGAACGGCCGGCTGTCCGCGGTGATCGACTTCGGCACCTCCGGCGTCGGCGATCCGGCCTGCGACCTGGTCATCGCCTGGACCCTCTTGTCCGGCGAGAGCCGTGCGGCGTTCCGGCGTACGGTCGCCCAGGACGCCGGCACGTGGTCCCGCGCCCGCGGCTGGGCCCTCTGGAAGGCCCTGATCGTGCTGGCCGAAACCATCGACACCGACCCGCAAACCGCCGGCAGCTTCCGCCGGGTCATCGACGAGGTCCTCGCCGACCACCAGACGCCCACCGCCTGA
- a CDS encoding aspartate aminotransferase family protein, which translates to MTHAELWERHRAVMPDWLALYYEEPIEIVSGSGRRVTDGEGNQYLDFFAGILTNAIGYDVAEISDAVREQLATGVAHTSTVYLIRRQIELAERIAELSGIKEAKVFFTNSGTEANEAALLLATQQRRSNQVLAMRNSYHGRSFGTIAITGHRGWSASSLSPVNVQYVQGAYRYRSPFRDLPDAEYIKVCVEDLRTVIDTTTSGDVACLIAEPIQGVGGFASPPDGLFAAFKEVLDEYGILLISDEVQTGWGRTGEHFWGIQAHDVVPDAMTFAKGLGNGFAIGGVVATPAMMDSLSANSLSTFGGNPIATTAAKATLEYLLDKDLQANAAKRGAQLADGLRGIADEFPELGDVRGKGLMLAAEIVRPDDRVPDAATTAKLQQEAKNRGLLIGKGGLYGNVLRMAPPMTLTEPETTEAIEILRDSFNTLR; encoded by the coding sequence ATGACACATGCGGAGCTGTGGGAGCGTCACCGGGCCGTGATGCCGGACTGGTTGGCCCTGTACTACGAGGAGCCGATCGAGATCGTCAGCGGGTCCGGCCGCCGGGTCACCGACGGCGAGGGCAACCAGTACCTCGACTTCTTCGCCGGCATCCTGACCAACGCGATCGGGTACGACGTGGCGGAGATCTCCGACGCGGTCCGCGAGCAGCTGGCCACCGGGGTCGCGCACACCTCGACCGTGTACCTGATCCGGCGGCAGATCGAGCTGGCCGAGAGGATCGCCGAGCTGTCCGGGATCAAGGAGGCCAAGGTCTTCTTCACCAACTCCGGCACCGAGGCGAACGAGGCGGCGCTGCTGCTCGCCACCCAGCAGCGCCGGTCGAACCAGGTGCTCGCGATGCGCAACTCGTACCACGGCCGCAGCTTCGGCACGATCGCGATCACCGGTCACCGCGGCTGGTCCGCGAGCAGCCTGAGCCCGGTCAACGTGCAGTACGTGCAGGGCGCGTACCGCTACCGCAGCCCGTTCCGCGACCTGCCGGACGCCGAGTACATCAAGGTCTGCGTCGAGGACCTGCGGACCGTGATCGACACCACCACCTCCGGGGACGTGGCCTGCCTGATCGCCGAGCCGATCCAGGGGGTCGGCGGGTTCGCCTCGCCGCCGGACGGGTTGTTCGCGGCGTTCAAGGAGGTGCTCGACGAGTACGGCATCCTGCTGATCTCCGACGAGGTCCAGACCGGGTGGGGGCGGACCGGCGAGCACTTCTGGGGTATCCAGGCGCACGACGTCGTACCCGACGCGATGACGTTCGCCAAGGGGCTCGGCAACGGGTTCGCGATCGGTGGGGTGGTGGCGACGCCGGCGATGATGGACAGCCTGAGCGCCAACTCGCTGTCGACCTTCGGCGGCAACCCGATCGCCACCACCGCGGCGAAGGCGACGCTCGAGTACCTGCTCGACAAGGACCTGCAGGCGAACGCGGCCAAGCGCGGTGCGCAGCTCGCCGACGGGCTGCGGGGCATCGCCGACGAGTTCCCCGAGCTGGGGGACGTGCGGGGCAAGGGGTTGATGCTGGCGGCGGAGATCGTGCGCCCCGACGACCGCGTGCCGGACGCGGCGACCACGGCGAAGCTGCAGCAGGAGGCGAAGAACCGCGGCCTGCTGATCGGCAAGGGCGGTCTCTACGGCAACGTGCTGCGGATGGCGCCGCCGATGACGCTCACCGAGCCGGAGACCACGGAGGCGATCGAGATCCTCAGGGACTCGTTCAACACCCTTCGCTGA
- a CDS encoding LOG family protein, which yields MTQPSIPHVDIESLARFDEILAAGATSMAGWRVQSVDLSGRTAALLGLAPTGSLFLGCTLAEPAAAWIRDGGGLIFPTIPELPFDPYRGSLYDAEELYAGLDAGYDATPDAQIYAWSRQHDEKGDTGRTLAAALHDHSIADALHELPDGRPWIGVMGGHGIQRGNPTYRAAVELGRSLARNGLTVATGGGPGAMEAANLGATLAAYDAAAVDTALTALAAVPSFRPSIGAWAAAGLAVRREFPGDGGVSIPTWFYGHEPPNVFASSIAKYFSNAQREDVLLGRARGGIIYLPGAAGTVQEIFQAVTPNYYGDVATQVPMILVGVEYWSVTLPVWPLLQTLAANRPMAASVRLVDTIEEAARLVS from the coding sequence GTGACCCAGCCGAGCATCCCGCACGTGGACATCGAGTCCCTCGCCCGTTTCGACGAGATCCTGGCCGCGGGAGCGACCTCGATGGCGGGCTGGCGGGTCCAGTCCGTCGACCTGTCCGGGCGGACGGCGGCCCTGCTCGGGCTGGCCCCGACGGGCTCGCTGTTCCTCGGCTGCACGCTGGCGGAACCGGCCGCGGCCTGGATCCGCGACGGCGGCGGCCTGATCTTCCCGACCATTCCCGAACTGCCGTTCGACCCGTACCGCGGCAGCCTGTACGACGCCGAGGAGCTGTACGCCGGCCTCGACGCGGGCTACGACGCGACGCCGGACGCGCAGATCTACGCCTGGTCGCGGCAGCACGACGAGAAGGGCGACACCGGCCGGACCCTGGCGGCCGCGCTGCACGACCACTCGATCGCCGACGCGCTGCACGAACTGCCCGATGGCCGGCCCTGGATCGGCGTGATGGGCGGGCACGGGATCCAGCGCGGCAACCCGACGTACCGGGCGGCGGTGGAGCTCGGCCGCAGCCTGGCCCGCAACGGCCTGACCGTGGCGACCGGCGGCGGACCCGGGGCGATGGAGGCCGCCAACCTCGGTGCCACGCTCGCGGCGTACGACGCGGCCGCTGTCGACACGGCGCTCACCGCCCTCGCCGCCGTGCCGTCGTTCCGCCCGTCGATCGGCGCCTGGGCCGCGGCCGGCCTGGCGGTGCGCCGCGAGTTCCCCGGCGACGGCGGCGTCTCGATCCCGACCTGGTTCTACGGCCACGAGCCGCCGAACGTCTTCGCCTCGTCGATCGCGAAGTACTTCTCCAACGCCCAGCGCGAGGACGTCCTGCTCGGCCGGGCCCGCGGCGGCATCATCTACCTGCCTGGTGCCGCCGGCACGGTCCAGGAGATCTTCCAGGCCGTCACCCCGAACTACTACGGCGACGTCGCGACCCAGGTGCCGATGATCCTGGTCGGAGTGGAGTACTGGTCGGTGACGCTTCCGGTCTGGCCCTTGCTCCAGACCCTCGCCGCCAACCGTCCGATGGCCGCCTCGGTCCGCCTGGTCGACACCATCGAAGAGGCCGCCCGACTGGTGAGCTAG